The sequence below is a genomic window from Mycobacterium spongiae.
AGATCGTGGTCGCGCGAACGCTGCTGGATCGGCTGCCCGAAACCGCCGGGGTCGGCGTGGAGGTGGGTGGTCGGTTCACTCTGACGCACGTGGGTCTGCTGGGTTTCGCCGCGATGTCGTGTGCGACGTTGCGCGAGCTGCTGCGCATCGCGGTCCGGTACTTCTCGCTCACCATGCTCCACATCGACATCAAGGTGTTTGAAGGCACCGAGGATTGCTTGCTGCAGTTCGATGTCGACCATCTTCCGGACGACGTGCGGGGATTCTTCCTCGAACGCGACGTGGCCATCATCACCGCCACGGTAAGCGGCTTCGTCTACCCAGTGGTGCAGCGATACGCCGAGAACATGGCTATCGAGGTGGCCGCCGACGAGGAGGCTGTGCGTCCCTTGCTCGATTTGCTACCGATCCCCACAATCGCATTCGGGCGCGCGCACACCCGAGTGCATTTTCCCCGCGCCATGCTCGATGAGCCACTGCCGCAAGCGGATCGGCACACACTGGAGTTATGTCTCGCCCAATGTGACGTCCTGATGCAACGCACCGGGCAACGGCAGGGGACGACCGCGGTGGTGCGCACGATGCTGTTCCGCGATTCGGGTGGCTTCCCGAGTCTGCCCCAAGTCGCTGCGGAACTCGGTCTGCATCCGCGCACGCTGCGGCGCCGCCTGGCCGAGGACAACACCAGCTTTCGCCAGCTGCTCAACGAAGCGCGTGCCGCCCTGGCGATCGACCTCTTGCACAACGTGGGTCTGACGGTGGAGGAAGTGGCGAAGCGGTTGGACTACACCGAGGTGTCGGCGTTCTCGCACGCATTCAAGCGATGGCACGGTGTGGCGCCGAGCAGCTATCGGCCTACGCCTCCCTGCTAGCGAGCGCGATTCCGGCCGATCGCGATTCGCCAGTGTTCGAGGTATCGCGCGACTCAGATCGGGTCCGTAGGGTTGGGCACAACACACCAAGGCACGGTCGGCGAGCGGAGCGAAACACGATGGCTAACGAGTTCCGGGGCAAGATTGAGCTGGATATCCGTGATTCTGAACCGGATTGGGGACCTTTCGCTGCCCCGAGCGCGCCCGATGGCTCGCCCAATGTGCTCTATCTCGTGTGGGATGACGTTGGCATCGCAACTTGGGACTGCTTCGGCGGACTCGTGGAGATGCCGGCCATGCGCCGCATCGTCGAGCGCGGTGTGCGGCTCACCCAGTTCCACACCACGGCGATGTGCTCACCGACGCGGGCTTCGCTGCTGACCGGGCGCAACGCCACCACCGTCGGCATGGCGACCATCGAGGAGTTCACCGATGGTTTCCCGAACTGTAGCGGCCGGATTCCGGCGGACAGCGCGCTGCTCTCCGAGGTGCTCGCCGAGCGCGGGTGGAACACCTACTGCGTCGGCAAGTGGCATCTGACTCCGTTGGAGGAATCCAATATGGCCGCGACCAAACGGCATTGGCCGCTGGCACGCGGGTTCGAACGGTTCTACGGTTTCCTGGGCGCCGAGATCGACCAGTGGTATCCCGACCTCGTCTACGACAACCATCCGGTCGACCCACCGGCCACCCCGGAGGACGGCTACCACCTGTCCAAGGACATCGCCGACAAGATCATCGAATTCATCAGGGATGCCAAGGTGATTGCGCCCGACAAACCCTGGTTTTCCTACGTCGCGCCCGGCGCGGGCCACGCGCCCCACCACGTGTCGAAGCAGTGGGCGGAGAAGTACCGCGGCCGCTTTGACATGGGGTACGAGCGCTACCGCGAGATCGTGTTCGAGAACCAAAAGCGGATGGGCGTTGTTCCGGAGGGCACCGAATTGTCGCCACTGAATCCCTATCTGGACGTCAAGGGTCCCAACGGCGAGCCATGGCCGTGGCAAGACACCGTGCGACCGTGGGATGAGCTCAGCGACGAGGAGAAAAAGCTGTTCTGCCGGATGGCCGAGGTGTTCGCCGGGTTCCTGAGCTACACCGACGCCCAGATCGGGCGGATCCTGGACTACCTGGAGGAGTCCGGCCAGCTTGACAACACCATCATCGTTGTCGTGTCGGACAACGGGGCCAGCGGTGAAGGTGGGCCGAACGGCTCGGTCAACGAGGCCAAGTTCTTCAACGGCTACATCGACACCGTTGAAGAGAGCATGCGCTACTACGACGACCTGGGCGGCCCGCAGACCTACAACCACTATCCAATCGGGTGGGCGATGGCGTTCAACACGCCGTACAAACTCTGCAAGCGCTACGCATCCCATGAGGGCGGCATCGCCGACCCCGCGATCATTTCCTGGCCCAAAGGCATTGCGGCCCAAGGCGAACTGCGGGACAACTACATCAATGTCTGCGACGTCACCCCAACGATCTATGACCTGCTGAACATCGAGGCGGCGGCGACGGTCAAGGGAGTATCCCAGAAGCCGCTTGACGGGGTGAGCTTCAAAGCCGCCTTGAACGATCCGAATGCTGACACCGGAAAGACGACACAGTTCTACACCATGCTGGGCACCCGCGGCATCTGGCACAACGGCTGGTTCGCCAACACCATCCACGCCGCAATGCCTTCGGGCTGGGGCCATTTCGACCAGGACCGCTGGGAGCTGTTCCACATCGAGTCGGATCGCAGCCAAGTACACGACCTCGCCGCCGAGCAGCCCGACAAGCTCGACGAACTGAAGACCCTATGGTTCAGCGAGGCCGCCAAGTACAACGGGTTACCGCTGGGCGATCTGAGCATCCTGGAGAACATGGGCCGGGCCAGACCCTTCCTGGTCGTCAATCGAACATCGTTCACGTATTACCCAGGGATCGCCGGCGTCGGCCTCGGTGCGGCCGCCGAGCTGCTCGGCCAATCCTTCTCGGTGGCTGCCGAGGTCGACATCACCACCACCGAGGCACAGGGCGTGCTATTCAAGCACGGCTCGGCACACGGCGGGCACGTGCTGTTCATCCAGGATGGCCGCCTGCATTACGTGTACAACTTCCTCGGCGAAGAGGAGCAGCAGCTGTCCTCGCCTGCTGCCGTGCCGACGGGTGAACACATCTTCGGCCTGGCCTACGAGCGGACCGGCACCGTGGAAGGGAGCCACACCCCCCTGGGCAACGCCACGCTCTGGGTTGACCACACGCCAGTCGCGACACTGAAGGGCATGAAGATTCAGCCGGGCACGTTCGGGCTATCCGGCGGTGGCATCACCGTTGGGCGGAACACCGGGCAAGGCGTGTCGCGCGCCTACACCGCACCGTTTGCCTTCTCCGGGGGCGCCATCGCGAAGGTGACCGTCAACGTGTCCGGCGCCGCCAACCCCGACCCGGAAAGACAGGTCGCGGCCGCCTTCGCAAAGGACTGACCACCACCGCACATCCCCACCGCGGTCGACAGATTGCGGGGCGACGCCTGCCCGTGGTCCATGTGGCCCAGCGCGTGGTTGGCGCCCTCGGCGAAAGAGAGCGGCTCGGTGGTCAGCCGATCGACACATGCGGCCGGTGCGGGGGGCCGGCGACCGGGTGGGCCTGCCGCGCGGCCGGACTTTGCCGCGTTGGCTAGCGAAGGTCCCGAAAACAGCCCCTTGGTCTCCAACCTAGGTACCATCGTGTAGCTGACCTAATCTGATTGTCAGGCTACGGGGGATGGGAGCCGCCGATGTCGTCGTTCGTGAGCGTGGCACCCGAGGCGTTTGCCGCCGCGACGGGAGACTTGATCGGGATCGGAGAGGCGATCAACAGGGCGGCCGCATCCGCGGCGCCCTCGACCACGGCGATTGTCGCGGCGGCAGGTGATGAGGTATCGGCGGCTATCGCGGGTTTCTTGGGCAGCCACGCCCAAGAGTTTCAGACGCTGAGCGCACGGATGACGTTGCTTCACACCCAGTTCGTGCGTGCGCTGAGCGAGGCTGGAGCCGCGTACGCGGCTGCCGAGGCCGCGAATGTGTCGCCGCTGCAAGCGCTGCTGCGGCAGGCCGAAGGACTGGGGCTGGTGTCCCCTCTGGAACGGCTGGTGGGGCCGCTGTTCGGTAGCGGCGCCGGCGGGGTTGCGGCATCCGAACCGGTTGGCCTTGATGGGTCCGGCGCGCTGCTTGGCGCGGCGGCGACCAATGAGGCGGGCCTCGGCGGCTCGATGAACTATGCCGCCACCGAAGCTCTGAGCGCGCCGGCCACCGGTGAAGTGACTGGGGTCAAGACCGGGTTCTCTTTCCTGAAGATTCCGATTGGCCCGTCCTCTTTCTTCGGAATACCGATCGAGCAGTTCAACTATCCCGCCCCCGCACACTGGTACTTCCCGACGCAGGCAGATGGTTCGGTGAACGCCAACGGCGTCATCTATCTGCAGCACGGCTTCGGGGCCATTGGTTGGTTCTATCAGCCGCTGGCCATGGAGCTGGCGCAGCAGACCAACAGCATTGTCGTCACCCCCACCGTGCCGTCACTTCCGTTGCCGTTCGGCATGTGGATCGGCGGTGCGGAGTTGCAGCAGGGCGTGGGCTCGCTGTTCCTCGGCAGCCAGACGGCGCTGAACATCAGCGCGAACCAGGCCGGCTATCTCGGCCCGCTGCCGGAACACTTCGTCTTGAGTGGACACTCCGCTGGTGGTGGCCTCGCCACGGCCGCCGGCGGCTATTACGTCGCGGGCCTTGGCGGGAACGCAGCTGCCAACAACCTTCTCGGTGTGCTGATGTTCGACGGGGTCTCCTCCAACGCCTCCGTCTTCGCGGCCTCGATAGCCAACCTGCAAACCTTGGATATCCCCGTTTACACAGTGGCCGCGCCGCCGCAGCCGTTCAACGCCTTCGGTGTCACCACGAATCAGTTGGTCAGCCTGTACCCCGGACAGTTCGTTGGGGCCGAGATTGTCAACGGCTCGCATGTGGATTCGATGCTCGGTGGCAATCCTCTTGTCGACTTCGCTGCCCAGCTGCTGACAGGATTCTCTCCGCCCGGGGCCACTGCGGCGGTGTACACCCTGTCCTCGGGCTGGATCAACGACATGTACGCCGGTGGGAGTCCGACCAACCCGATGTTCGGCATCTACGGGCCTAACGGCGGTTACGTGCCGCCCGGCGGCCAGGCGATCATCCTGGGCCCGGCGGCCGCGATCGTATTGCCCACGTAGTCGATAGCGCCCAGAAGACGGGGCGCCGCTCCGGGCAGATGCAGTTCGGTGGAGTGCTCACTGTGGTCGCAGGATGGAATGCGACCAGTCGCGCGTACGCAGGGCACCCCAATACTTGCAGAGCCGCGACGGGCTGACGGTGCGGATCTCGCCGTCGGCGTACTTGAACGTGGAATGTTTGACCGTCGGCTGAAGGTACTCAAGCGGCAGCTCCGTCACGAGTTCAGCAAAGCATGCGAGGCATCACCGCGTAGCTCATGGCGAACGCCTCGGAGACGGTGCGCAGGTGGGTGCGCCAGGTCGATGCCGGCGGGCGAGCGGTGACCGCGAGCGTCAACAGAGACCCAATCTCCCGATTTTTCTGCGTCGACGTTAATTATGTGCAGAATGGGTTCTTGGGAATTGGACGCTAGCTGTGTTCGTGCCCTGTTCGGGAGGTTCCAGATGTCGTTTGTGATTGCGGTGCCTGAGGTGGTTGGGGCAGCGGCAACGGATGTGGCCAGGATCGGCTCGACGCTGAGCGCAGCCAATGCGGCCGCGGCGGGCCAGACGACGGCGGTGCTGGCCGCCGCCGAAGACGAGGTGTCGGCGGCGATTGCGGCGTTGTTCTCCGCCCACGGCCAGGCCTATCAGGCTGCCAGCACGCAGGTGACGGCGTTTGAAGCCCAGTTCGTTCAGGCCCTATCGGCGAGTGCGGGGGCCTACGCCCATGCTGAGGCCGCCAGCGCGGCGTCGGTCGCTGGACCGCTACTCGACGCGGTCAACGCGCCCGTTCTGGCGCTCACCGGACGCCCGTTGATCGGCAATGGCGCTAACGGTGCCCCAGGGACCGGGGCTAACGGGGCAGCTGGCGGGTGGTTGATCGGCAATGGCGGAGCCGGCGGGTCGGGTGCTGCGATGACGGGCCAAAACGGCGGGTCCGGCGGGGCGGCCGGGCTGATCGGCGCCGGTGGGGCGGGTGGGACCGGAGGGAGTTCTGCGGGTGCCGGTGGAGCCGGTGGCGCTGGTGGGTCCGGCGGATGGCTGTTGGGCGTCGGTGGGACCGGCGGAGCCGGCGGGTTCGGCAACACTGCAGGTGGGGTCGGGGGTGCCGGTGGCGCCGGCGGCCTGTTCAGTGCCGGCGGGGCCGGCGGGGCCGGCGGAATCAACTTTGGCGGGGTCGGCGGGGTCGGTGGAGTAGGCGGCGGTGGCGGGGTGCTGGCCGGGCTGGTCGGCGGCGGCGGCGGTGACGGAGGGGTCGGGGGACTCGGCGCTTTGGGCGGGGGTGCCGGAGGGGCCGGCGGCGATACTGGCCTGCTTGGCCGCGGCGGCGCCGGTGGCGCTGGTGGAGTCGGCGCTTTCGGCGCCGGGGGTGACGGCGGCGCGGGCGGCAACGCCGGGCTCCTGGTGGGTAGCGGCGGCGCCGGCGGCATCGGAGGCGCCAGCGATAACGGCGGGGGCGGCGGGGCCGGCGGGGCCGGCGGCAATGCCGGGCTCCTGTTCGGCAGCGGCGGCTCCGGAGGGGCGGGCGGAACCAGCAATATCGAAGGGGGTGCCGGGGGGGCGGGCGGCGACGCCGGCTGGGTTGGCAATGGCGGAATCGGCGGGGACGGCGGATTCAGCCGGTCCGACAACGGCGGCACCGGCGGGACGGGCGGCCGGGCCGGTCTGCTGGTGGGCAACGGCGGCGCCGGCGGCACCGGCGGCGCCGCCGCCGCGGCAAGTGGTGTCGGTGGGGACGGCGGCAACGGCGGCGGCGGTGTGTTGATCGGCAACGGCGGCAACGCTGGCATCGGAGGGGTCGGCCTAGCCACCGGCAGCACCGGCACCGGAGGCACCAGCGGGCTGCTGTTGGGCCTAGACGGATTCAACGCCCCGGCGAGCACCTCGCCACTTCACACCCTGCAACAACAGGCGCTGGCTGCGATCAACGCACCCATCGGGGACCTGACCGGGCGACCACTGATCGGCAACGGCACACCCGGGCAAGCCGGCACCGGCGGGCACGGCACACCCGGCGGCTGGCTACTGGGCGACGGCGGAGCCGGTGGATCCGGCGCGGCAGAATTGGGCCTGCCCGGCGGACGCGGCGGGGCCGCCGGTCTGTGGGGCACCGGCGGCACCGGCGGCACTGGCGGCGACTCGCCCTTCGGCACCGGCGGGGCCGGCGGGGCTGCCGGTGCCGGCGGGTCGCTGTTCGGCGCCGGTGGTAGCGGTGGTGTTGGCGGGTTCGGTGGCGTCGCAGGCGGGGCAGGCGGCGCCGGCGGGGCCGGCGGGCTGGTGAGTAGCGGAGGTCAGGGCGGAGCCGGGGGTGCCGGCGTTAGCACCGGCCCCGCCGGTGGTGGCGCCGGTGGTGCTGGTGGTGCCGGTGGGCTGCTCGGCGGGCTCGTCGGCGCCGGGGGCGGGGCCGGCGGGGCCGGCGGATACAACAACAGCCCTGGCGGTACCGGTGGCGACGGTGGGGCCGGTGGCAACGCCGGCCCGCTCGGCGGGCCCGGGGGCACCGGCGGAACCGGCGGGCCCAACATCAGTGGCTTGGCAGGCGGAACCGGCGGGTCCGGCGGTAATGCCGGGCTCCTGTTCGGCAGCGGCGGCGCCGGCGGCGCTGGTGGAGCCGGCGCTTTCGGCGGCGGGGGTGACGGCGGCGCGGGCGGTAATGCCGGGCTGCTGTTCTCCAGCGCCGGAACCGGGGGTGACGGCGGGGCCGGCGGGACTGACGGCGGGGACGGCGGGGACGGCGGCACCGTTGGCCTGGCTACCGTCGGCGGCGCCGGTGGCGCTGGTGGAGCAGGCACCGGTGGGGGAGGTGACGGCGGAGTTGGTGGTATTGGCGGACAGTTGTTGGGCACCGGCGGCGCCGGCGGTGCGGGTGGGGAAGGCGGCGTCAACGGTGGGGACGGTGGCAACGGCGGCGACGTCGTGACGATCGGCACCGGCGGCAACGGCGGCAACGGCGGCGATGGCACAACCATGGGCAGCCCTGGTACCGGCGGAGAAGGCGGGCTGCTGTTAGGCGAAGACGGGATCGAAGGCCTGCCCTAGTCGCGGCAATCGAGCGAAGGTACCTGTGGGGTCAGGGTTGAGACCCCACTCACGTGCGGGCCGGCACGAGATTTTGTGGGTACTCGTCGGGAACGGTGTGGTGCGCCAGGATGTGTCGCAGCACAGCGGCACCGCCGAGCAGCGCCGCCACCGATCCCACGGCCATCGCGGCGCGAGGCCCGCCGTAGTCGGCGATCGCACCCATGATCGGTCCCCCAATGGGCAGCCCACCGGCGAACACCATTGCATGCAGCGCCATCACCCGGCCACGCATCGTCGGTGCGCAGCGCTGCTGAAGCAGGACCGTCGCCGACGTGACGAACAAGAAGGCGGTGGTCCCGGTAGCGACGCTGGCGGCCAGAGCCATCATCAGATTGGGCGAGATCGCGATCAGGCCGTTCGCCACCCCGAAGGCGATGATGGCCGCGGTGAGCAAGCGCAGGTCGATCTCGCGGCGGCGGGCTGCTGCTACGGCACCGAAGACGGAGCCGACGCTAAGAGCGGTATAGAGCAGCGTGTAGACCACGACGTCGCCCCCGAAATCCTGCTCGACGAGTAGCGGGATGACGACCTGCTGGTTGAACCCGAAGGTGGTGAGGATCGCGGTCAGCAACAGCGCGATGCGAAGCTCGGGGATGCGCCAAACGTAGCGAAGGCCTGCGCGCACGGCTCCGGTTTCCTGTGCCGGCTCAGCGGCGTGCATCGCGTCGCGACGGATCGCATGCAGGGCGCTCAGCGCAACCACATAACTGACGGCGGTAGTGATGAAACACCAGCCGATACCCACCGACGCGATCAACGCGCCGGCGGAAACAGGGCCGAGGATCCGGCCCACGGCGCTGACCACGTGGCTGATGCTCACCGCGCGTGGAAGTTGGTCGTGGTCGACGAGTTCGGCCAGCAGGGCTCGACGGGTGGGGGTTTCGACCGCATAGAGCATTCCGTAGGCCAACGTCAGCCCGAACACCACGGTCATCGTGGTGGTTGCGGTCAGTACCACCGCACCGAGAGCGGCCGCCTGGCCGACGATCAGCAGCTGCATGGTGCGTAGCAGGCGAAGCTTGTCCATGCGGTCGGCTAGCGCGCCGGTCCATGGCCCGAGTATCAACAGCGGTCCGAACGCCGCGACCGCGATCCAGCCCAGGGTGCTGCCGCTGCCCGTCATTTCGGCGGCCATCCACGCCAACGCCACCAACTGGAGCCATTGGCCGAACTGCGATGTGACGTGGCTCGTCATGAAGAGCCGGAAGTTGCCAGACTGTGGGGAGCGCAAAGCGCGTCGACGAGTTGTTCGTGTTTTACCCATAGCAATCGATCGTGCGCAGCCCGGATGGACTAGCGATGAGAGGTAGATGAGCAGCTTCTCATCATCGTGATGGGTTGAGTGCGCCCCTGCGGCTGCGGCTGCGGCTGCGGGTGCGGCGCGGGGCGAGCGTGCCGCCTCAATACAGCTGAGTAAGGCCTGCTCGTTGGGCGTCCTCATACATCTGCTCGGGGGTTTTGTCGAGCTTTCCGTGCGCGATCATCGCCGCGCCGATATCCGCCAGGTCGTCGCTGTCCGGCCACTGCTGTGGCTGCCAGATCCCACTACGGACCATGCATTTCGGACAATGCATGAACGCGTGGACGACGTAGACAACCAAGGCCAGCACCGGGACTTTGCCCTTCACCTGCAGCGATCGCAGCAGCGCGGCATCGCGAACCACGCGCGCTTCCCCGGCGATACGCAGCGTCTCGCCCCTGCCGGGGATGATGAAAATAAGCCCGACACGTGGGTCGCGCATCAGGTTGCGGAACGTGTCGATTCGTCTGTTGCCCGGACGATCGGGGATGACCAGCCGATGCTCATCGAGCACACGCACGAAGCCCGGCGGGTCACCTTTGGGCGAGAGGTCAATTGTGCCCGACGGATCCGACGAAGCGACAACGCAGAATGGCGACTTCGCAATGAATTCGGTACAGATGCTGTCGAGCCGGTCGGTGACTTTTGCGATCACCTGCGGCGTCGGGGTTCCGATGATGCTTCGCAGCTCATCGTCCGAAGTGACGATTCCGTCGATACCCCCGAAACGGTCATCCGGTGCCAACACAGTCGCTTCTTTCGCTCGACATGCCAGAGAACGTCGACTGGCAGACGGCACCCAAGGGTAGCCACGGCCTACCCGGCTCGCAATGCGCAGGCCGTCAGCCTTCTGACCCCGACAGCCGCCCCACCTGCCGACTCACTCTCCGCGAACGAGCCAGAGGCGATGGCGCTCGCGTACAGAGTTGATCCTTCGCCGATCGCGTTGGCCAACGGCGGAGTCGCTGGTCGTGCGGCCAATGTAGGCAAGCACCGCCGCGGGGTCCAACTCCTCGTACAGCGCGTCGGTTGTCGCGGTGTGATCGGCAACAGACGCGGGAAGGTGCAGGGCCACCTCGGTGCCGTTGGGGTCGTGGAACCACAGAGCTGCACACCGGCCTTGGCGGGTGGCTCGGTGCGTGTAGGAATTCAGTCGCGCCAATCGGTTAACCGTGCGGTGGACCTCCCGCAGGTTGGGCAAGGCCAGACTGATGGCGGTAACGCCGCTGGCCTCCGGATGGTAGTCGAGCGCGATCTGGGAACACTCGACCACGACCCGCAGGGAGGCTCCGCCGATGGTCGTCGTCGTGGCGCTCAGTGACCTGGCCGTCGCGTCGAGCAGCGCCGCCCACCACTTCGTCACTTCGGCGGGGCGGTGGGTGAGCAGTCGCAACTCAACTGCCGGTGCGGCGCCATTATTCATGCGGTTGAGCCTTTCTGGACCGGCGACGATGCGCTGATGACCTGTACTGCCTGCCGCAGCAGGTCAGTTCCGTCTCGTCCCGAGCGCAACACCGCCGCGACGTGCCCGTCCGGGCGAACCACGACAGCGTCCGGGTCGGCCCCTGCGGCGCCGGTATGGAAGACGTGATTCGCGTCGGCGGCTACCGGCACGACCGATAGCGGTAGGTCTTGGGCCGCAAGCGACCACGCGGTGCGGCCCGCGGCGCGGACCAGCAGCGTCAGTTCGTCGCGGCTGACCTGATCGAGGGTCGAGACGCGCCGGCCGCCATCGGTCACCCAAGCGTGGGGCAGTCGCCCGCCGGCGCGCACGCATGGGTCATAGAACTCCGGATCGGACCGCGGCGCGGGCAGACCATCTCCGACCATGGCTCCGTGCTCGTAGCGCACCCCGAGGTCGCGTCCCCAACTGCGGTAGTGGGGGCCCTGCCCAGCGACTGCGGCGGCGGCGCGGCGCCGGATCCGCCGACCGATCGCGCCCGGAAGCGCCGCCAGACGGAACCGCTGATATGCCAACGCGGTCAACGTCCGGATAGCGGCGCGCACTGGGCGCCGCGGAAGCCACGATGGCAAGCTGGCGACGATGCGGGGCAACAGATCTATTGCTCGACGTGGCAATCCAAGTGCGGCAACAACTTCGAAAAGACCCTCGAAGTTGGCCACCGAATCGACCGCGGCGGCC
It includes:
- a CDS encoding MFS transporter; amino-acid sequence: MRTPNEQALLSCIEAARSPRAAPAAAAAAAGAHSTHHDDEKLLIYLSSLVHPGCARSIAMGKTRTTRRRALRSPQSGNFRLFMTSHVTSQFGQWLQLVALAWMAAEMTGSGSTLGWIAVAAFGPLLILGPWTGALADRMDKLRLLRTMQLLIVGQAAALGAVVLTATTTMTVVFGLTLAYGMLYAVETPTRRALLAELVDHDQLPRAVSISHVVSAVGRILGPVSAGALIASVGIGWCFITTAVSYVVALSALHAIRRDAMHAAEPAQETGAVRAGLRYVWRIPELRIALLLTAILTTFGFNQQVVIPLLVEQDFGGDVVVYTLLYTALSVGSVFGAVAAARRREIDLRLLTAAIIAFGVANGLIAISPNLMMALAASVATGTTAFLFVTSATVLLQQRCAPTMRGRVMALHAMVFAGGLPIGGPIMGAIADYGGPRAAMAVGSVAALLGGAAVLRHILAHHTVPDEYPQNLVPART
- a CDS encoding sulfatase-like hydrolase/transferase, coding for MANEFRGKIELDIRDSEPDWGPFAAPSAPDGSPNVLYLVWDDVGIATWDCFGGLVEMPAMRRIVERGVRLTQFHTTAMCSPTRASLLTGRNATTVGMATIEEFTDGFPNCSGRIPADSALLSEVLAERGWNTYCVGKWHLTPLEESNMAATKRHWPLARGFERFYGFLGAEIDQWYPDLVYDNHPVDPPATPEDGYHLSKDIADKIIEFIRDAKVIAPDKPWFSYVAPGAGHAPHHVSKQWAEKYRGRFDMGYERYREIVFENQKRMGVVPEGTELSPLNPYLDVKGPNGEPWPWQDTVRPWDELSDEEKKLFCRMAEVFAGFLSYTDAQIGRILDYLEESGQLDNTIIVVVSDNGASGEGGPNGSVNEAKFFNGYIDTVEESMRYYDDLGGPQTYNHYPIGWAMAFNTPYKLCKRYASHEGGIADPAIISWPKGIAAQGELRDNYINVCDVTPTIYDLLNIEAAATVKGVSQKPLDGVSFKAALNDPNADTGKTTQFYTMLGTRGIWHNGWFANTIHAAMPSGWGHFDQDRWELFHIESDRSQVHDLAAEQPDKLDELKTLWFSEAAKYNGLPLGDLSILENMGRARPFLVVNRTSFTYYPGIAGVGLGAAAELLGQSFSVAAEVDITTTEAQGVLFKHGSAHGGHVLFIQDGRLHYVYNFLGEEEQQLSSPAAVPTGEHIFGLAYERTGTVEGSHTPLGNATLWVDHTPVATLKGMKIQPGTFGLSGGGITVGRNTGQGVSRAYTAPFAFSGGAIAKVTVNVSGAANPDPERQVAAAFAKD
- a CDS encoding MSMEG_1061 family FMN-dependent PPOX-type flavoprotein; its protein translation is MPSASRRSLACRAKEATVLAPDDRFGGIDGIVTSDDELRSIIGTPTPQVIAKVTDRLDSICTEFIAKSPFCVVASSDPSGTIDLSPKGDPPGFVRVLDEHRLVIPDRPGNRRIDTFRNLMRDPRVGLIFIIPGRGETLRIAGEARVVRDAALLRSLQVKGKVPVLALVVYVVHAFMHCPKCMVRSGIWQPQQWPDSDDLADIGAAMIAHGKLDKTPEQMYEDAQRAGLTQLY
- a CDS encoding PE family protein is translated as MSFVIAVPEVVGAAATDVARIGSTLSAANAAAAGQTTAVLAAAEDEVSAAIAALFSAHGQAYQAASTQVTAFEAQFVQALSASAGAYAHAEAASAASVAGPLLDAVNAPVLALTGRPLIGNGANGAPGTGANGAAGGWLIGNGGAGGSGAAMTGQNGGSGGAAGLIGAGGAGGTGGSSAGAGGAGGAGGSGGWLLGVGGTGGAGGFGNTAGGVGGAGGAGGLFSAGGAGGAGGINFGGVGGVGGVGGGGGVLAGLVGGGGGDGGVGGLGALGGGAGGAGGDTGLLGRGGAGGAGGVGAFGAGGDGGAGGNAGLLVGSGGAGGIGGASDNGGGGGAGGAGGNAGLLFGSGGSGGAGGTSNIEGGAGGAGGDAGWVGNGGIGGDGGFSRSDNGGTGGTGGRAGLLVGNGGAGGTGGAAAAASGVGGDGGNGGGGVLIGNGGNAGIGGVGLATGSTGTGGTSGLLLGLDGFNAPASTSPLHTLQQQALAAINAPIGDLTGRPLIGNGTPGQAGTGGHGTPGGWLLGDGGAGGSGAAELGLPGGRGGAAGLWGTGGTGGTGGDSPFGTGGAGGAAGAGGSLFGAGGSGGVGGFGGVAGGAGGAGGAGGLVSSGGQGGAGGAGVSTGPAGGGAGGAGGAGGLLGGLVGAGGGAGGAGGYNNSPGGTGGDGGAGGNAGPLGGPGGTGGTGGPNISGLAGGTGGSGGNAGLLFGSGGAGGAGGAGAFGGGGDGGAGGNAGLLFSSAGTGGDGGAGGTDGGDGGDGGTVGLATVGGAGGAGGAGTGGGGDGGVGGIGGQLLGTGGAGGAGGEGGVNGGDGGNGGDVVTIGTGGNGGNGGDGTTMGSPGTGGEGGLLLGEDGIEGLP
- a CDS encoding helix-turn-helix domain-containing protein, whose protein sequence is MRHSVFATRMLCDVANERGIATQDLLAGTTIRPVDLDDPTATIGAADEIVVARTLLDRLPETAGVGVEVGGRFTLTHVGLLGFAAMSCATLRELLRIAVRYFSLTMLHIDIKVFEGTEDCLLQFDVDHLPDDVRGFFLERDVAIITATVSGFVYPVVQRYAENMAIEVAADEEAVRPLLDLLPIPTIAFGRAHTRVHFPRAMLDEPLPQADRHTLELCLAQCDVLMQRTGQRQGTTAVVRTMLFRDSGGFPSLPQVAAELGLHPRTLRRRLAEDNTSFRQLLNEARAALAIDLLHNVGLTVEEVAKRLDYTEVSAFSHAFKRWHGVAPSSYRPTPPC
- a CDS encoding PE family protein is translated as MSSFVSVAPEAFAAATGDLIGIGEAINRAAASAAPSTTAIVAAAGDEVSAAIAGFLGSHAQEFQTLSARMTLLHTQFVRALSEAGAAYAAAEAANVSPLQALLRQAEGLGLVSPLERLVGPLFGSGAGGVAASEPVGLDGSGALLGAAATNEAGLGGSMNYAATEALSAPATGEVTGVKTGFSFLKIPIGPSSFFGIPIEQFNYPAPAHWYFPTQADGSVNANGVIYLQHGFGAIGWFYQPLAMELAQQTNSIVVTPTVPSLPLPFGMWIGGAELQQGVGSLFLGSQTALNISANQAGYLGPLPEHFVLSGHSAGGGLATAAGGYYVAGLGGNAAANNLLGVLMFDGVSSNASVFAASIANLQTLDIPVYTVAAPPQPFNAFGVTTNQLVSLYPGQFVGAEIVNGSHVDSMLGGNPLVDFAAQLLTGFSPPGATAAVYTLSSGWINDMYAGGSPTNPMFGIYGPNGGYVPPGGQAIILGPAAAIVLPT